A part of Bacillus thuringiensis genomic DNA contains:
- a CDS encoding NAD(P)-dependent oxidoreductase, giving the protein MKKIGFIGLGNMGLPMSKNLVKSSYTVYGVDLNKGAEASFENEGGIIGLSISKLAETCDVIFTSLPSPRAVEAVYFGEEGLFENSHLNVVLIDTSTVSPQLNKQLEEAAKEKKVDFLAAPVSGGVIGAENRTLTFMVGGSKEVYEKTESIMGVLGANVFHVSEQIDSGTTVKLINNLLIGFYTAGVSEALTLAKKNNMDLDKLFDILNVSYGQSRIYERNYKSFIATENYDPGFTVNLLKKDLGFAVDLAKESELHLPVSEMLLNVYEEASESGYGENDMAALYKKVSEQLISNQK; this is encoded by the coding sequence ATGAAAAAGATTGGCTTTATCGGTTTAGGTAACATGGGACTTCCGATGTCTAAAAATTTAGTTAAATCAAGTTACACAGTATACGGTGTGGATTTAAATAAAGGGGCTGAAGCTTCCTTTGAAAATGAAGGAGGAATTATCGGTTTATCAATCTCAAAACTAGCAGAAACATGCGATGTGATTTTTACAAGCTTACCTTCACCTCGCGCTGTTGAAGCGGTATATTTTGGGGAAGAAGGATTATTTGAAAATAGTCACTTGAATGTAGTTTTAATTGATACAAGTACTGTATCTCCACAATTAAACAAACAGTTAGAGGAAGCTGCAAAGGAAAAGAAAGTAGACTTTTTAGCAGCGCCTGTTAGTGGTGGGGTAATTGGAGCTGAAAATCGTACATTAACGTTTATGGTTGGTGGATCGAAAGAAGTATATGAGAAAACGGAATCTATCATGGGCGTACTTGGCGCGAATGTTTTCCATGTTAGTGAGCAAATTGATAGTGGTACAACAGTTAAATTAATTAATAACCTATTAATTGGTTTTTATACAGCTGGTGTGAGTGAAGCTTTAACATTAGCGAAGAAGAATAATATGGATTTAGATAAATTGTTTGATATTTTAAATGTAAGTTACGGTCAAAGTAGAATTTATGAGCGTAATTATAAAAGTTTCATTGCAACTGAAAACTACGATCCAGGCTTTACTGTGAATTTATTAAAGAAAGATTTAGGATTTGCAGTAGATTTAGCGAAAGAAAGCGAACTTCACTTACCAGTAAGTGAAATGCTATTAAACGTATATGAAGAAGCAAGTGAATCTGGGTATGGTGAAAACGATATGGCTGCTTTATATAAGAAAGTTAGTGAACAATTAATTTCTAATCAAAAATAA
- a CDS encoding AAA family ATPase — MRPIQLIMTAFGPYKQKEVIDFDDLGEHRIFAISGNTGAGKTTIFDAICYVLYGEASGEERSDTSMLRSQFADDNMYTSVELTFQLKGKRYEIKRQLGHKKQGNKTITGHAVELYEVIDEEKIPAVDRFHVTDVNKKVEDLIGLSKHQFSQIVMLPQGEFRKLLTSETENKEEILRRIFKTDRYKLMRELLDQKRKQWKDVLQEKQKERELYFRNVFKLPIRDGALLETLVEQEHVNTHQVVEALEQETAAYKAEVEQLQVEQDVQTKQLKDAETRFHAAKSVNEKFTDLQQKNEKYNTLQENRTVIEMKEASFKRAEQAKRLLPFEQWHEEAMQNEQKAESLLKQIIAKKENVMNSFELAQVKYEAVKNKEPEREDAKKLVQRLEELQPIIASLAEKQLNLQHAEIQLGKLKESMQNLDRQLEEHTNQKQLMSSELQQLERALEQYVDKVEELTNMREDAKTLKQAYDVWQEKQKFEQEKVAAYNKMQLAVNAYENMERRWLSEQAGILALHLHDGESCPVCGSTNHPEKATEQSDAIDEKELNDLRDKKNIAEKLHVQLEEKWNFYHLQYEQVIEEVKQRGYRSEELAETYNALVQKGKQLVTEVNTLKASEETRKQTAMNIKSIEEKVDVLQKQKREVETEQHRTEMECLQLRTSYEHDKKNIPDSLQTIQAWKVQFDQATQQLRLMEDEWKKVQEAYQHWQNENIRIQAEQEGASNQFESAKLKKEDTFARFMKELEQSGFTDQITYKEAKLNDAEMEMLQKEIQSYYSSLEVLAKQIEELHAELKDKEYMDITALSEHITELQINLDIIKEKRQRAQNAVTYISDLHENIRRIDEKIHEEEKAFQELVDLYEVMKGDNESRISFERYILIEYLEQIVQIANERLRKLSNGQFYLKRSERVEKRNRQSGLGLDVYDAYTGQTRDVKTLSGGEKFNASLCLALGMADVIQAYEGGISIETMFIDEGFGSLDEESLTKAVDALIDLQKSGRFIGVISHVQELKNAMPAVLEVTKQKDGCSQTRFVVK; from the coding sequence ATGAGACCGATTCAGCTTATTATGACGGCATTTGGCCCATATAAACAGAAAGAAGTAATTGATTTTGACGATCTGGGAGAGCATCGTATCTTTGCCATTTCTGGGAATACAGGAGCAGGAAAGACAACGATTTTTGATGCGATTTGTTATGTGTTATATGGTGAGGCAAGCGGAGAAGAACGTAGTGATACGAGCATGCTTCGCAGTCAATTTGCTGATGATAATATGTATACAAGTGTAGAACTAACCTTTCAGCTAAAAGGGAAGCGTTATGAAATAAAACGACAACTTGGGCATAAAAAACAAGGGAACAAGACGATTACGGGACATGCAGTAGAACTATATGAAGTGATTGATGAAGAGAAAATCCCAGCTGTTGATCGTTTCCATGTAACGGATGTAAATAAAAAAGTGGAAGATTTAATTGGTTTAAGTAAACATCAATTTAGCCAAATTGTTATGTTACCGCAAGGGGAATTCCGAAAACTATTAACATCTGAGACAGAAAATAAAGAAGAAATTTTGCGTCGTATTTTTAAAACGGATCGTTATAAGTTAATGCGTGAGTTACTTGATCAAAAACGAAAACAATGGAAAGACGTTCTGCAAGAAAAGCAGAAAGAGCGAGAGCTATACTTCCGTAATGTTTTTAAATTGCCAATTCGCGATGGAGCATTATTAGAGACATTAGTAGAACAAGAACATGTAAATACGCATCAAGTAGTAGAAGCATTAGAACAAGAAACAGCTGCGTATAAGGCAGAGGTTGAGCAACTACAAGTAGAACAAGATGTTCAAACGAAGCAATTAAAGGATGCTGAAACACGTTTTCACGCAGCGAAATCTGTAAATGAGAAGTTTACAGATTTACAACAAAAGAATGAGAAATATAATACTTTACAAGAAAATCGTACAGTTATTGAAATGAAAGAAGCATCTTTTAAACGTGCGGAACAGGCGAAGCGCTTATTACCATTTGAACAATGGCACGAAGAAGCGATGCAAAATGAGCAGAAAGCTGAGAGTTTGTTAAAACAAATTATCGCCAAAAAAGAAAATGTAATGAATAGTTTTGAACTTGCTCAGGTGAAATATGAAGCAGTAAAGAATAAAGAACCTGAGCGAGAAGATGCAAAAAAACTTGTTCAAAGATTAGAAGAGTTACAACCGATTATTGCATCATTAGCTGAGAAACAGTTGAATTTACAACATGCAGAAATTCAACTAGGAAAATTAAAGGAAAGTATGCAAAACTTAGACCGACAATTAGAGGAGCATACAAATCAAAAACAGCTAATGTCTAGTGAATTACAGCAATTAGAACGAGCACTTGAGCAATATGTAGATAAAGTAGAAGAACTAACGAATATGCGAGAAGATGCAAAAACTTTAAAACAAGCATATGATGTTTGGCAAGAAAAACAAAAATTTGAGCAAGAAAAAGTAGCAGCATATAATAAGATGCAATTGGCAGTGAACGCATATGAAAATATGGAACGCCGCTGGTTAAGTGAACAAGCTGGTATATTAGCTCTTCATCTACATGATGGCGAATCTTGTCCAGTATGTGGTAGTACGAACCATCCGGAAAAAGCTACAGAGCAAAGTGATGCGATCGATGAAAAAGAGTTAAATGATTTAAGAGACAAGAAGAATATTGCCGAAAAATTACATGTTCAATTAGAGGAGAAATGGAATTTCTATCATCTTCAATATGAACAGGTAATAGAAGAGGTTAAGCAGCGAGGCTATCGCTCGGAAGAATTAGCTGAAACATACAATGCACTTGTTCAAAAAGGAAAACAATTAGTAACGGAAGTAAATACGTTAAAAGCAAGCGAAGAAACGCGTAAGCAAACTGCTATGAATATAAAAAGCATAGAAGAAAAAGTAGATGTGCTTCAGAAACAAAAGCGTGAGGTAGAAACAGAGCAGCACCGTACAGAAATGGAGTGTTTACAGCTTCGAACGTCATATGAACATGATAAGAAAAACATTCCTGACAGCTTACAAACAATACAAGCTTGGAAAGTCCAGTTTGATCAAGCGACGCAACAACTTAGGTTAATGGAAGATGAATGGAAGAAAGTGCAGGAAGCGTATCAACATTGGCAGAATGAAAATATACGTATTCAAGCAGAACAGGAAGGTGCTTCTAATCAATTTGAAAGTGCAAAATTGAAGAAAGAAGATACTTTTGCGCGCTTTATGAAAGAACTTGAACAAAGCGGATTTACAGATCAAATCACGTATAAAGAAGCAAAATTAAATGATGCTGAGATGGAGATGTTACAAAAAGAAATTCAAAGTTATTATTCATCTCTTGAAGTACTTGCAAAACAAATTGAAGAGTTACATGCTGAATTAAAAGATAAAGAGTATATGGATATTACAGCGTTAAGTGAACACATAACAGAATTACAAATTAATCTCGATATCATTAAAGAAAAACGTCAACGTGCGCAAAACGCTGTAACATATATTTCTGATTTACATGAAAATATTAGACGTATCGATGAGAAAATTCATGAGGAAGAAAAAGCGTTCCAAGAACTTGTTGATTTATATGAAGTAATGAAAGGTGATAACGAAAGCCGTATATCATTTGAACGTTACATCTTAATTGAGTATTTAGAACAAATTGTTCAAATTGCAAACGAACGATTACGTAAATTATCAAACGGACAATTTTATTTAAAACGAAGTGAGCGAGTTGAAAAGAGAAATCGTCAAAGTGGATTAGGATTAGATGTTTATGACGCATACACTGGCCAAACACGCGATGTGAAAACATTATCTGGCGGCGAGAAATTTAATGCATCACTTTGCTTAGCGCTCGGAATGGCAGATGTCATTCAAGCGTATGAAGGCGGTATTTCCATCGAAACGATGTTCATCGATGAAGGATTCGGTTCATTAGATGAAGAATCATTAACAAAAGCGGTAGACGCCTTAATTGACCTGCAAAAATCAGGCCGATTTATTGGTGTAATCTCACACGTTCAAGAGCTGAAAAACGCAATGCCAGCTGTATTAGAAGTAACGAAGCAGAAGGATGGGTGTAGTCAGACGCGGTTTGTGGTGAAGTAA
- a CDS encoding exonuclease SbcCD subunit D, producing MKLFHTADWHLGKLVHGVYMTEDQKIVLDQFVQAVEEEKPDAVIIAGDLYDRAIPPTEAVDLLNDVLQKIVIELQTPVIAVAGNHDSPDRIHFGSSLMKKQGLFIVGQFQFPYEPIILNDEYGEVHFHLVPYADPSIVRHVLKNEDVRSHDDAMRIFMNELSETMEKEARHVFVGHAFVTSAGEAEENTSDAERPLSIGGAEYVNSHYFDKFHYTALGHLHQAHFVRNETVRYSGSPLAYSISEEKHKKGYYIVELDEKGEATIEKRLLSPRRKMRTVEAKIDELLQHPISEDYVFVKLLDENPVLQPMEKIRSVYPNAMHVERSIQRREFTESNEVTVSRHKTDDLSLLKAFYKEMKGLDLSEEKERLFVEVLQTVQEREGERG from the coding sequence ATGAAGTTATTTCATACAGCGGATTGGCATTTAGGAAAGCTTGTTCATGGCGTGTATATGACTGAAGATCAAAAGATTGTATTAGATCAGTTTGTACAAGCTGTTGAAGAAGAAAAACCAGATGCCGTAATTATTGCAGGGGATTTATATGACCGAGCAATTCCACCTACGGAAGCAGTAGACTTATTAAATGATGTGCTGCAAAAAATAGTGATTGAATTACAAACACCAGTTATTGCAGTTGCAGGAAACCATGATAGTCCAGATCGTATTCATTTTGGAAGTAGTTTAATGAAGAAACAAGGATTATTTATTGTGGGGCAATTTCAATTTCCATATGAGCCAATTATATTAAATGATGAATATGGCGAGGTTCACTTCCATCTCGTCCCATATGCGGATCCAAGCATAGTTAGACATGTATTGAAAAACGAAGATGTACGTTCTCATGATGATGCGATGCGTATTTTTATGAATGAGCTTTCTGAAACAATGGAGAAAGAAGCTAGACATGTATTTGTTGGTCATGCATTTGTAACTTCTGCGGGAGAAGCAGAAGAAAATACAAGTGATGCAGAACGACCACTTTCAATTGGTGGTGCTGAATACGTAAATAGTCATTATTTTGATAAGTTTCATTACACAGCGCTTGGACATTTACATCAAGCGCATTTCGTACGTAATGAGACAGTTCGATATTCGGGTTCGCCACTTGCATATTCTATTTCTGAAGAAAAACATAAAAAAGGATATTATATTGTGGAACTGGACGAGAAAGGTGAAGCAACAATTGAAAAAAGGTTACTTTCACCACGTCGTAAAATGAGAACAGTAGAAGCGAAAATAGATGAATTATTACAACATCCAATAAGTGAAGATTACGTGTTTGTAAAATTATTAGATGAAAATCCTGTCTTGCAGCCAATGGAAAAAATACGATCTGTATATCCAAATGCAATGCATGTTGAAAGATCTATTCAGAGACGAGAGTTCACAGAGTCAAATGAAGTAACTGTTTCAAGACATAAAACGGATGATTTATCTTTATTAAAGGCTTTTTATAAAGAAATGAAAGGCTTAGATTTATCAGAAGAGAAAGAACGTCTATTTGTAGAAGTACTACAAACAGTGCAAGAACGGGAAGGTGAACGAGGATGA
- a CDS encoding LysE family translocator, with protein MIENFFLFIVMSICLIILPGPDTAMATKNTLVAGKIGGVKTVFGTCVALLIHTLAAVIGLSALIVKSALLFSIFKYVGALYLIYIGIKALLAVRNKEGVDTNDISLNNENEHTSCFRQGFLTNLLNPKIAVFFLTFLPQFLNPTHNTFIQLLVMGLTYLILTVIWFAFYIFLIDKISAFMKKPKTQRYIQGLTGIVLIGFGIKLAFEKSN; from the coding sequence ATGATTGAAAATTTTTTTCTTTTCATCGTTATGTCCATTTGTCTTATTATTTTACCCGGTCCAGATACAGCAATGGCCACGAAAAACACATTAGTTGCCGGTAAGATTGGTGGAGTGAAAACAGTGTTCGGTACATGTGTTGCACTTTTGATTCATACGTTAGCAGCAGTAATCGGACTCTCCGCACTTATTGTAAAGTCAGCTCTTTTATTCTCTATTTTCAAGTACGTTGGAGCTCTATATTTAATTTATATTGGTATTAAAGCCCTTTTAGCAGTAAGAAACAAAGAAGGCGTTGATACGAACGATATATCTTTGAATAATGAAAACGAGCATACTTCTTGTTTTCGCCAAGGGTTTCTTACAAATTTATTAAACCCTAAAATTGCAGTCTTCTTTTTAACTTTTTTACCGCAATTTTTAAATCCAACTCATAATACGTTTATCCAACTTCTCGTAATGGGCCTTACTTATCTCATTTTAACAGTTATATGGTTCGCTTTTTATATATTTTTAATTGATAAAATTAGTGCTTTTATGAAAAAACCGAAGACGCAACGTTATATTCAAGGGTTAACAGGAATCGTCTTAATTGGTTTTGGTATTAAACTAGCTTTTGAAAAAAGTAATTAA
- a CDS encoding acyl-CoA dehydrogenase family protein codes for MEKTKLPWDEFFSLNKDVNHAFFTPEDFSGDEDLIAKTTEQFVKQEIVPQIENIEQHNYKVSRQLFEKAGELGLLGIEVPEDYGGFELGKAVSGLVAEKMGYAGAFSVSFNIHAGVGTLPYIYYGTKEQKEKYLPKIASGEWIGAYALTEPNAGSDALSAKTSAVLNEEGTAWKLNGEKQWITNAHMADVYVVFAKTNKGMTAFIVERTCEGVSIGLEEKKMGIKGSSTATLILEDVFIPAENVLGEVGKGHHVALNILNFARLKLAFGNIGTAKQAIGLSVQYGKERKQFQTELVDFTMIQEKIANMIISTYGAESAAYRTAGVIDEAIHESDEDLMKKMSQFAIECALNKVNASETLGHIVDEAVQIHGGYGYMQEYEVERLYRDARISRIFEGTNEINRLTVAKMLMKQMEQIEDTEVEIDVANVERNHRYILLAKKLLKQSLKTLSKTPGLKIDQEQEYSRVLSNMLTDVYVMESAFLRTSKAISKNGEEKERTKQMITDVICEEGYRKVEEAAISILSAAVTEEQDRHVILAEIRQLLVPLYTNMFTKKREIAKVIINRGKYIV; via the coding sequence ATGGAGAAAACGAAGTTACCGTGGGATGAATTTTTTTCACTTAATAAAGATGTGAATCATGCTTTCTTTACGCCAGAAGATTTTTCAGGTGATGAAGATTTAATTGCAAAAACGACAGAACAATTTGTTAAACAAGAAATTGTTCCACAAATTGAGAACATTGAACAACATAACTATAAAGTTTCTCGTCAATTATTTGAGAAAGCTGGGGAACTTGGATTATTAGGCATTGAGGTACCAGAAGATTATGGCGGGTTCGAGTTAGGAAAGGCTGTCTCAGGTCTTGTAGCAGAGAAAATGGGCTACGCTGGTGCATTTAGCGTTTCTTTTAATATACACGCCGGTGTAGGTACATTGCCTTACATATATTACGGAACGAAAGAACAGAAAGAAAAATATTTACCAAAAATCGCATCGGGAGAATGGATTGGGGCTTATGCTTTAACTGAGCCAAATGCTGGTTCTGATGCATTAAGTGCAAAAACGAGTGCAGTATTGAATGAAGAAGGTACTGCTTGGAAGTTGAATGGTGAGAAGCAGTGGATTACAAATGCTCATATGGCAGATGTATACGTTGTTTTTGCGAAGACAAATAAAGGAATGACAGCGTTTATTGTCGAAAGAACATGTGAAGGTGTATCAATAGGATTAGAAGAAAAGAAGATGGGGATTAAAGGTTCTTCAACAGCGACGCTTATTTTAGAAGATGTTTTCATCCCTGCTGAAAATGTTTTAGGGGAAGTTGGGAAAGGGCATCACGTAGCTCTTAATATTCTTAACTTCGCTAGACTAAAACTTGCTTTTGGAAATATTGGAACAGCAAAACAAGCAATCGGTTTGTCGGTTCAATATGGAAAAGAGAGAAAACAGTTTCAAACTGAATTAGTGGACTTTACGATGATTCAAGAGAAAATTGCCAATATGATTATTTCTACATATGGAGCAGAAAGTGCAGCTTACCGTACAGCAGGTGTAATTGATGAAGCCATTCATGAGAGTGATGAGGACCTTATGAAAAAAATGTCCCAATTTGCAATTGAATGTGCACTTAATAAAGTAAATGCTTCTGAAACACTTGGTCATATCGTAGATGAAGCTGTACAAATTCATGGTGGTTACGGTTATATGCAAGAGTACGAGGTAGAACGATTATATCGTGATGCTAGAATTAGTCGTATTTTTGAAGGAACGAATGAAATTAATAGATTAACAGTAGCTAAAATGTTAATGAAGCAAATGGAACAAATTGAAGATACTGAAGTAGAGATTGATGTAGCAAATGTTGAAAGAAACCATCGTTACATTTTATTAGCGAAAAAATTGTTGAAACAATCTTTGAAAACGCTCTCTAAAACTCCAGGTTTAAAAATTGATCAAGAGCAAGAATATTCACGTGTATTATCAAATATGTTAACGGACGTCTACGTCATGGAATCAGCATTTTTACGTACGAGTAAAGCAATTAGTAAAAATGGTGAAGAGAAAGAGCGTACGAAACAAATGATAACTGACGTTATTTGTGAAGAAGGCTATCGTAAAGTAGAAGAAGCGGCGATTTCTATACTTTCAGCGGCTGTCACAGAAGAACAAGATAGACACGTAATTTTAGCTGAAATTCGTCAATTATTAGTGCCTTTATACACGAACATGTTTACGAAAAAGAGAGAAATTGCGAAAGTTATTATAAATCGTGGAAAGTATATTGTGTAA
- a CDS encoding CoA-acylating methylmalonate-semialdehyde dehydrogenase, with amino-acid sequence MITTEIKRVKNHINGEWVESTGTEVEAVPNPATGKIIAYVPLSPKEDVEKAVEAAKAAYETWSKVPVPNRSRQLYKYLQLLQENKEELAKIITLENGKTLTDATGEVQRGIEAVELATSAPNLMMGQALPNIASGIDGSIWRYPIGVVAGITPFNFPMMIPLWMFPLAIACGNTFVLKTSERTPLLAERLVELFYEAGFPKGVLNLVQGGKDVVNSILENKDIQAVSFVGSEPVARYVYETGTKHGKRVQALAGAKNHAIVMPDCNLEKTVQGVIGSAFASSGERCMACSVVAVVDEIADEFIDVLVAETKKLKVGDGFHEDNYVGPLIRESHKERVLGYINSGVADGATLLVDGRKIKEEVGEGYFVGATIFDGVNQEMKIWQDEIFAPVLSIVRVKDLEEGIKLTNQSKFANGAVIYTSNGKHAQTFRDNIDAGMIGVNVNVPAPMAFFAFAGNKASFFGDLGTNGTDGVQFYTRKKVVTERWF; translated from the coding sequence ATGATTACAACTGAAATTAAACGAGTAAAAAATCATATTAATGGTGAGTGGGTAGAATCTACTGGTACAGAAGTAGAAGCAGTTCCAAATCCGGCGACTGGAAAAATTATCGCTTACGTTCCGCTATCTCCGAAAGAAGATGTTGAAAAAGCTGTTGAAGCAGCAAAAGCAGCATACGAAACATGGTCTAAAGTACCAGTTCCGAATCGTTCAAGACAATTGTATAAATATTTACAGCTTTTACAAGAAAACAAAGAAGAGCTTGCAAAAATCATTACGCTAGAAAATGGTAAAACATTAACGGATGCAACTGGTGAAGTACAACGTGGTATCGAAGCGGTAGAACTTGCAACATCAGCACCAAATTTAATGATGGGACAAGCTCTACCGAATATTGCTAGCGGCATTGATGGATCGATTTGGCGCTATCCAATTGGAGTTGTGGCTGGTATTACGCCATTTAACTTCCCAATGATGATTCCATTATGGATGTTCCCACTTGCAATTGCTTGCGGTAATACATTCGTATTAAAAACATCTGAAAGAACGCCACTTTTAGCAGAGCGACTTGTAGAGTTATTCTATGAAGCTGGTTTTCCAAAAGGGGTATTAAATTTAGTACAAGGTGGAAAAGATGTTGTAAATAGCATTTTAGAAAATAAAGATATTCAAGCTGTTTCGTTCGTTGGATCTGAGCCGGTAGCTCGTTACGTATATGAAACAGGTACGAAACATGGGAAACGTGTACAAGCGTTAGCTGGTGCGAAAAATCATGCGATTGTAATGCCAGATTGCAATCTTGAGAAAACAGTACAGGGTGTAATTGGATCAGCATTCGCAAGCAGCGGAGAGCGCTGCATGGCATGTTCAGTAGTAGCAGTAGTTGATGAAATTGCTGATGAATTCATCGACGTACTAGTAGCAGAAACGAAGAAGTTAAAAGTAGGTGATGGTTTCCACGAAGATAATTATGTTGGACCATTAATTCGTGAATCTCATAAAGAGCGTGTACTAGGCTATATTAATAGCGGTGTAGCAGATGGAGCAACTTTATTAGTAGATGGCCGTAAAATTAAGGAAGAAGTTGGAGAAGGTTACTTTGTAGGTGCGACAATCTTTGATGGTGTAAATCAAGAAATGAAAATTTGGCAAGATGAAATCTTTGCTCCAGTATTAAGCATTGTAAGAGTTAAAGATTTAGAAGAAGGTATTAAACTGACAAATCAATCTAAATTCGCAAATGGTGCGGTTATTTATACGTCAAATGGTAAACATGCACAAACATTCCGTGATAATATCGATGCTGGTATGATCGGTGTAAACGTAAACGTTCCAGCACCAATGGCATTCTTCGCATTTGCAGGAAATAAAGCTTCCTTCTTTGGTGATTTAGGTACAAATGGTACAGATGGCGTTCAATTCTATACACGTAAAAAAGTTGTAACTGAGCGCTGGTTTTAA
- a CDS encoding DUF2584 family protein, protein MKFEMHTKIISNEKEVRLHIEENIFQLKLDGYHLFTLQEILPLYKSNEERIGSAMIQKLEWENGKTTINYQLVSLKSVN, encoded by the coding sequence ATGAAATTTGAGATGCACACAAAAATTATTTCAAATGAAAAAGAAGTAAGATTACATATAGAAGAAAATATATTTCAATTAAAATTGGATGGTTATCACTTATTTACACTGCAAGAAATATTGCCTTTATATAAATCAAATGAAGAAAGAATTGGTAGTGCAATGATACAAAAGTTAGAGTGGGAAAACGGAAAAACGACAATAAACTATCAACTCGTATCACTAAAATCAGTAAATTAA
- a CDS encoding enoyl-CoA hydratase/isomerase family protein yields the protein MTEHVLFSVSENGVASITLNRPKALNSLSYDMLQPIGQKLKEWENDERIALIVLKGAGTKGFCAGGDIKTLYEARSNEAALQHAERFFEEEYEIDTYIYQYKKPIIACLDGIVMGGGVGLTNGAKYRIVTERTKWAMPEMNIGFFPDVGAAYFLNKAPGFAGRYVALTASILKAADVLFINAADYFMTSDSLPNFLTELESINWHKEDDVHTNLKEVIRTFATTPSLESELAPTLEEMNSHFAFDTIEEIIHSLEKDHGSFALKTKEILLSKSPISLKVTLKQFIDGQNKSVEECFATDLVLAKNFMRHTDFFEGVRSVVVDKDQNPNYKYKQLSDVSEEDVNRFFNLLNA from the coding sequence ATGACTGAACACGTTTTATTTTCTGTTAGTGAAAACGGCGTTGCATCAATTACTTTAAACCGCCCAAAAGCACTTAATTCTTTATCTTATGACATGTTACAACCGATTGGGCAAAAACTGAAAGAATGGGAAAATGATGAGCGAATTGCGCTTATCGTATTAAAAGGAGCTGGCACAAAAGGTTTTTGTGCAGGCGGCGACATTAAAACTCTTTATGAAGCACGTTCAAATGAAGCTGCATTGCAGCATGCGGAACGTTTTTTTGAAGAAGAGTATGAAATTGATACATATATTTATCAATATAAAAAACCAATCATCGCTTGTTTAGATGGAATTGTAATGGGTGGTGGTGTCGGTCTTACAAATGGCGCGAAATATCGAATTGTAACTGAGCGTACGAAATGGGCAATGCCAGAGATGAATATCGGCTTCTTCCCAGACGTCGGTGCTGCTTATTTCTTAAATAAAGCTCCAGGGTTTGCTGGCCGCTATGTTGCTTTAACGGCATCTATTTTAAAAGCTGCTGACGTTTTATTTATAAACGCTGCTGATTACTTTATGACATCTGATTCATTACCAAATTTCCTTACTGAATTGGAAAGTATAAATTGGCATAAAGAAGATGATGTACATACTAATTTAAAAGAAGTCATTCGTACATTTGCAACTACTCCAAGCTTAGAGAGCGAACTTGCTCCTACATTAGAAGAAATGAATTCACATTTTGCATTCGATACAATTGAAGAAATCATCCATTCATTGGAGAAAGATCACGGTTCCTTTGCTTTAAAAACGAAAGAAATACTATTATCAAAATCCCCTATTTCGTTAAAAGTAACATTAAAACAGTTTATTGATGGACAAAATAAGTCCGTTGAAGAATGTTTCGCTACCGACCTTGTACTTGCTAAAAACTTCATGAGACATACAGATTTCTTCGAAGGAGTACGCTCTGTTGTCGTTGATAAAGATCAAAATCCGAATTATAAATATAAGCAGTTAAGTGATGTTTCAGAAGAAGATGTAAATCGATTCTTTAACTTACTTAATGCATAA